TATTGCGGTCTTCACATTGGATGTGGAACCGCACGCCGCTCCGTATGCAAGCGGGATAACGCCATATAATATGCATAGCGTTGTCTTGCTCACACACCGGAGCGACGTACAATTCCGCATCAGTGTAACCGCGCATAATAAACAATATTCGAGTATTGAACAGGAACCCTGTTGCTCTCTTACTTATATACAACTATGTAACTGGACTTTAACATTATTATATCATAGATTCATATACGTTATTTTATAGTGCACTAGTATTTTATTGGCTGTCGGCAATCgtatttacctacctaaattaaaaGTTACAATGAGTTTCTAAGAAAAAAATAGCGAGAAAAAATTCGCTAGTTTCTGgaaaaatctttaaaatgtCTATCCATCCTTTTggttttttatactttttaggtTTTACACATCGTATAAAGTATTTATTTCTTACTCAGTTTCGTTACTTTTGGTATTTTCCTTGAAAATAAACTAAAGAAACTGAATAAGTAACACTCTCTTGAATTCTGagtttttaaaatacatttcagCTGGGGTTGGATTTGCCATTATTGCATTGATTAGCTTCAAATTTATTTCGCATTTAACGGATGTGTCAATAATTGGacatataattaaaaataagtcaatAACTGGACCGGCCTTACGGAGCTTGTAAGACTGACACAACACATTTCGTacaatatttaattaagtatagcgTACCATGCCGGCTTCTATGTATCCTgaattaaataatacataatgtTGATCGATAGAAAGTCGACAGCCaataaaaatatacttgtaCTTTATTGCTACATTAAACTATGTCTTGAGCGTAACAAATAAAATCCATCAGTTTATAATATATTGCAGCAATTTACATTTATTCAATAGAGTCTAGGATTGTCATTAAACGTATTTTATATCTGCACAAAAATATGTCTCATTTTACTAAGTATTTATAGATGTATACTACgtaaatacattatttatggCACAGACTACATTGCGGTAAATAATATGGAAGGCATTGTATAATAAAAAGATTCATATTTGAACTCTTTGACGTGTAAAATGAGCGTAGACATTTAATAgccagtttaaaaaaaattatgtattaaAACAAGTCACTCACGTTTTTTCACTGGAaaacggagtgaaacatgtcgatcAAATTTTCGACTAGAAGACACTTAAGCTACCcgttaaaatatacatatttaaagaAATTTCTCATGGAAGTTCATGTTATGAGTCTTATGGAAGTTacgtttttactttttcatgtttaaataaataaaaaacatataatttaGTAACTGCTTGCCTCCACTTTATAATTTTTAGAAGttctattttattacttttattaggtTTAGAAATATCTCATTATTTGAATTGTAGACCGGTTTAGGTGTTACAATATGTAGCAAATATTATGAAACCCATACTTATAATAAGGGATTAATTCATGGTAACTATTCACTTACATAAAGGTTGACTCAAGCTAGAAAGTTCCGGATCCACCAAGCTAGATAGGCGCCCCACAATTTTATTCGTTTTTGAACGAAGTGACGCCTCGACCCTAACCCGGACCAttcaagcgtgagtcatccttaagtggGCTAAAATTCAAATCTCTTGAtgtatattttcattatttcagGCTACGCCctctaataatatgtatacatataagtaatactgtaaattatttacacgataaattaaaacacgtaTCTATATTACTCGAGTTCACTTTGTACAATTATTGTTGATATGGTCAATCGGCGAGTAATGTCTACTGATCAAATCTCGCTGTGCATCTGCCAGATActaatcttatcttatcttacatTAACTTCtgcaaaacaacaaaaaaagatGGACGGAAAAGGCAAAACATGGTTCCTAATCTAAAACAGCGAGAAACAAATACAAATTGGTGTTAAAGATTTTAACGTTTTAGGAATATATTCAAGAAAGGTTTTTCCTTATATCgtagaaattaaaataatcacAACCTTAAAAAAACTAAAGCTTACTAATATTGCTATTATATAATTTGGCATATATTGTAACAATATCTTATGATTATGACGACTAGAACTATAAGCGCAAGCCTTGAGCGACTTAACTCCACTTTCACCCACACAGTCACACCTCTATTATGTATGTACAAAATGATATGCTAGAATTCTACTATGAACATATAATATTCAAATTGAGGTATCACTTAAATTAATAATGTCTTTTCACTTCAAAGTCACTTCGTATTTGGTCGTCGAGGTCTCATGGGGAGAGGAAAATCATATTGCATTTAGTTTCAGATGAGCAGTGAATCGAAATCAAAATCAACCAACCAACCTTCGTTGTCTTTGTGCAATAGTGTTGAATTTGCGAGCAGTTTTCAACTTAAATTGAGTGTTCTCTCTGTGCACCAACTCGCCGCCAGACATGTGTAGTTTGAGACTTTTAAACGATTTCACAAACTCCACAAATGTCCATCAAATACAGCTTTAGTTAAGCTTTAAAACGTATTTCAAAGAGCGtttaacattttattacattttattcaaTTTGAAATGCAGACGAGTAATCCTACTCAAAAAGGCATAATAAAAATATCTCGATGGATTTTGACGGTATTGCCTTTTATTTCAATCGACTCTTTGTTATTACCAATCAAATTGTAATTTCAATTTAGTAGTTGTATCTGCCAATATCCATTAACCTCTTATATAAGTGTTAAAGACAATCGATAAGTACTACAGCAACAGAAATTTACGCAgcttttgacgtttaaaaccaACGTCTTTCAAGTCAGGGGTCGTGCCAACCAATCATTAAATAAAGCTAATCGCCACTTAAGTAAAATGGAAATGATGACCTGATATTCGTCGCGAAATGTCATTTTAGCTGTAAATAGTAATACTACACTTTCTTTAGATTTCGACGTACTTACATTGTTATATCTATTCAGAATCACGAACTATTTCTATCCTACTGGGAGAAAAAAGTGTCACCaaattttcatatatttttcgTTCCTTCCATTCCGTTACCGTCATACAATCTATGAaaataatggaaataaaaatCTGAGGAATCTTCTTTCTCATTATTCTGAGTGGATATAacgtaaaaaaatcaaataatagTTAAAAAACAGCAATAAGTAAAATAGAATATTTTTCGTTTAGCTTGTGTGATTGTCCTCTTGGCTAGACCCCCGGATGCTACAAATTTCGAATCAAGCTTCATCTTAAACCATGGAGACCTACTGCGTGAAGACGACCAAATAATCTATGGGCTAGGTGCCGCAATGCAAAATTTTGCGGAAGGCCTTCCTGAACTCCGGATTGAAGATGGTGTAGATGACGGGGTTGAGGAAGGAGTTGATGTAGCCGAGCCAGGTGGTCAGCATGAAGACGGTGACGCCGGGGCTGTAGGGGAGCCCCAGCTTGAAGCAGACGGCGTCAAGGACTGAGCAGGTGAAGAAGGGCGCCCAGCAGAACAGGAACACTCCTGGGAGACAAcatcaaatatttaatatcatGTCGTATAGTTGACATGTCAATCAATCGTAATGCCATCCAGATCCAGAAGAAATACTTGGCTAAACAGGAGATTATAGGCTTCGtgacacaggcgcgttttccgggcggggcgtgagcgtggCGCGCCGCTTTGAcgtataaaacgctcacgccccgcccggcaacgcgcctgtgtgacgaagcctttaatCTCCTGTTGAGCCAAGTATTTCTTCTCTTCTTATTATTGGCCTATTTAGCCTTATGCTTTATAAGCCCTGTCTCATGTCTGTAGCCCCCAGCTGTAGAAAGGACCGGGCAGTTTTGAAACTACAGCAATATAAGGGTAATGGTGAAATTCTGATATCAACTACTTGCTTTCTACAGTTGAGTCGGAGATTGAAGCATTTTACATCAGGGTCTCACCTAAAACGATGGCTAAGGTCTTAGTAGCCTTTCTCTCCTTCTTCGCTGAGGACTTTTCCCTCTTCTTCTTGCTGGCCTTGTTGGCCTTGTAGATGGTGAACCTCGCCGTGGCAGCACTGGCTTTTCGCTCCTTCTTGCAGTCGCCGAACTGACTCACTGTGTCCGGTTCGTCTTCGGAGCGAATTGCTAATAGTGATGCGTTTCTGGGTgatgaagacacaaattaattcAATTTGTAATACATTAACAACAAGAAACATAAACTCATATTTTTCTTCAGTTTAACTGTGTGTAGCTGTCGCTGTTTTTAAAAATCGTGAACCGTGCTTGTTATACACATAggaaattaaaaccaaaaagaaGATTTTACGCTAGGGTAGCTAGTAATCTGTGGCAGGATGTCAGGATGTCATATAAATGATGCTGATGTGGCTTCATTATTAGAGAATGTGCTCGTAAAGTAGTATTTTGAAGTCAAAGACTAGATGGACAGTTTCAATATAATATGGTATCAATTCTAATGCGGATTTCTGACAATTTTGATGCAGATTTTGGAAAGTGCAGTAAACGAAACGAACGGCCTCTTTCTTCTTGCAGGTGACTGGACCAGGAGAGTTGGATGGGGATGAAACAGGCTCGACGTTTtgtatgtgtgtttgtgtgtgtgtgtgtgtgtgtgtgtgtgtgtgtgtgtgtgtgtgtgtgtgtgtgtgtgtgtgtgtgtgtctgtgtgtgtgtgtgtgtgtatgtgtgtgcgtgcgtgcgtgcgtgcgtgcgtgcatGCGTGCGTGcttgcgtgcgtgcgtgcgtgcgtgcgtgctgcgtgcgtgcgtgcgtgcgtgcgtgcgtgctgcgtgcgtgcgtgcgtgcgtgtgtgtgtgtgttaccTAGTCTCCTCAATGCCGCCGTTCTTGCTGGTGACAGGAGCAGGAGAGTTGGGTGGGGATGAGACGGGTTCGACGCTTGAGGGCGCGTAACCGCTGTCGTTGTTGCCGTTCGGGTCGGATTTCAGCTTCGACTTCAGCAGAACCCTaaatcgaaaatattttgttaatactcAAAGTAAACGAAAGTTACGGAAACCAAGGAGAGCATACATAGATGAAGTAAAAGTGAAAGTAAAGGTCATGTCGTGATAAGCTGTCAAGACAAAGGCTGAGGACAGACATACATAGATGGAAATCGCTGTATCGACAACTTGTAACTTCCAAAATATGTATGTCGATGATGAACGCTACAAAGAGTACTTGCGCTGCCCGCTCGAGCGCTCCGTTGCACGCTCGCCACTCAGGCCGTCACACTTATGATACTTATGAATCTCAGCAGCTCAACGCGACGCCGCTGGTCCGCGAAAAGCGCTTATCCCACGCCTTTGTTTGTCCAACTCAAGCAGATTTACTGCATGGAATAATACGAGTATTATCCTTTTACTTTGCACTTTGCAATTCTTTGCAAGAAATATGGAATTTCTGATCGCTTACTTTTAAATAggatttttaataataagtttgCACTTCTGTCAAATATTATTTCACACAAAAACATACACAAAGGCTTTGAAATAATACTAACCAAATTAATTTACTATGACTGTCAGTGCTTCTACTTTTACACGACCGGTAATCGATATTTTTAAAGCAATCTAATCATTTGTATCATGCACACAGccataatacatttttatttcctagcctatttgagtgtcccacggctgggcaaaggcctcttccCTTGATTTCCACTACACCCGATTTGGTGTTTCCTGCGGTCAGTTTTTCAAGAAACTGTCCAGGTAACAGGttagtttattatatttttttattgctcTATGATACGGAACTGTGATAGGAGGTGATAGGTGGTATTTTATAAAGGCAAAGAACCCGCTTCAGTTGTAGGAATTTGGCATACCAAATTGATaaaaactggttttgatacgatttTGAAGATCACTTACGTTGATTAGTGCACGCGAAATGAATTGAAtgtcgtgcgtgagatgcgcaCCAAACACCAAGACGATCTACAAGGTCGAATCAAAACACGTTCACGCTAATAATAAACTGTTAAGTCTGAATCGGGCTAATAAGTCCTCCGATCTGGCCTCGCTACGCTTAACTCTCGAGCATATTCAAATAAGGCGCTTAGGATGCTTGTATGAACTTACTTGGGCGGATCCTCTCGAGCTGCGAGCATAAATTCCGTGGACTTGTCGTTAGGAATGACATGACAGTCCTCCGCGTCTTCCAGCTCCACGGAACGCTTGTCGAAGCTGTAACAAACACATCTATGTAATCAATCAGGGTTTTCATCCATTTCTCCTACTAATAGCAAGGTAGCCAACTACATAACAACTGACCAAAACAACATAACTTTCTTTAGGGAATTCAGCTAAAATGTTGTTCACTTAAATCATGTTCTACGCAGTTTTATTTGCAATGAGTTCATTTCAGTTGTCGGATTATCCCTTATATGTCGCTATACAGTGCGTAAAAAATCGTAGTTTGGAAACGAAATTCGAAAACAGTAACAACAAATTTGGAACGCCAAATCTAGCTGCTCCGAAATTCAATTTGAGAAAAAGCTTTTATACAtttctgttttaatttaatcCTTAGGTACTAGACAAATAATTAGTCGTTGTCATTTAGTTTCTCTCAGCCGTACACACTTAGAACTGATGAAGAAACTATTTCATTTAAAACACAATTGCCTGTCTAAGTCGGTGATAAAAGAGGCGTAACAAACAAGTTTCATCATAGCAGTCATTCATTTAGTGTGCTTAAAATAAGCAAGGTATGATAAGCTCTTTACTGAACAAAGGTTTTAATCATTTTAgatttcgtaaattttaagacctCATAGTTACGTCATAAAACCTCAGACGCAAGGGCAAACGTATAACTTTGTAGGTCAGAATATAAAACCGTTTATGGGTACTCATGATAGCGTGGATTTTCAGCTTTAACTTATTATGTAGCTACTTTACATAATGCAAAGGTTACTAAAATATAAGAGAGCGTGTAGGACGTAAACGTAACACACACTCAAGGTACTTTATTATGTGCTGTCCcacaagtttaaataaatacgaATACTGCACTAACACAGCGGAAAACCTTAACACAAACTAAGCAGGAAAGTAACTAACAGTGATAAAACTAATAACTATAACAGACGAGAGTAACTTCAACGGCTACTTCATATTTTCTCATTGTTCGCGACTACAAGAAAATTAACTCCGTAATAACTGGGGCAATATAGCACCCAGACATTTGCAATACGCATCGGTATGAACAATAAATGTATTGCAAAATTCAGCCAACAACACAAAGCAGTAAGGTTGCAAATTGAAAAAAAGAATCTCAAAATGAACAGATGATTAGGTCTCTCTAGGGAAATTATGATGGAAGATACGAAATTAACGTGATTTTCTTTGGGCGTGTAATAGATTTTCATTAATTATTGAGGCTCAAGCGGACAGATATTGCCCGGAAATGTTTTATTAGCATTCATGAAAGATGAGCTGTCGAAAAACGTCAGTATTACAGGATATTGATGTATTTTTTCTGCATAAAAAGGCataatatttttgtgttaaTGTTCCTTAGAAATATTGAATTGCCTTTACCTTAAAAAATGGTATTATTAACCATAGATTTATTAGATCATTAATAAGTAGGACGCTGCTAGTATCTTTTTCTGATAAAATCTACGTAGCTTTTGTACATCATTATTTTTTTGAGCATGAGCACTTATGTTTCttcgcaaaattatcgtccgtaaaccgactttacagacaaccatattttttattatgtaaagcTTGTTTACTTCATAATGATATAGCCgctattaaattgcacaacgggacttaatcgcgtatttaagtttctaagatttacctccgacgtttcgaggacggcgttgtctccgttgtctcggagaagactggctcaagttgacatcaacatcttctatccgcgcgagtttttcgaactacccgcacttggtcttgtttatcagtttgaacgttttgcgcactagggatgttactctgtcgacacacaacactaacgatattcgatttatcgactgtcgatattcgtttccacTTACTAATGaccgttgtgcaatttaataatgtttaataatcgtgaaagtttaaatcggtGATATAGCCGCTGTACTATAACACACGCCCAGCGAGGCATAATTAACACACGTCTAGCGAAATCTAATTTATTTGTCGCGATCTCCGTTGAAAATTCACAGCCTCTGGCTAACCGCTACCGTGACGCTTTCAGCATGCCTGTCTCTgggattttattttatctttttaGTCTAAATTCACCAAGAACTTTGAGCCTATTATATTCTATACCCACTTTTTATATGAAGCAATCTTTACATTTGCAAACTGCAGGCGCTTTACAGATGCGGTATGACTTATTTGACTTAAAAATCCTAGGTAGGCAGAGTGCGTGCTATTCACAGTATATAAAATTTCACAACCGACAAGCATTTCGTACCTAACCCAATTATCAAGCCGATAAGTCTGCAAACGAtcctacaaattaaataaaaaaataaaataaaaataccacttTAGGCAAGATTGGAACTTGCGACCTTTTAGAACACCGGTCCTATCGCTCCTAACCAACCGAACTATCGAAGGTCACCAGAAGTGTACAGATTTTCTCATTATTTCCTTTTACTTACACGCCATAAATAGGAAGGCGTTTAGGAATATCTGCCGTGAGAATAAGAATGTTCTATTTTAACGGCACCAGGGCCTCGAGGTAGCTATCGGAGTCGGATTTTTGGAAGATTTGATACCTGTCATGGTCATCCTCGTTGCTACCGGAGCCAGTGTTGGTGGCTGCGTCCAAGGCAGTTTCTGCTAGCCTTCTTGTCTGCGCCACGTTTTCAATGACGACGGCTTGGCTGCCCTCCGGCACGGGAGGCTTCTTCGCCGCTCGCTGCTTCCGAGCTCTTATCCTTAAAGCCTGGACAAATGATTTCATAACATTAACAGGAACGTATACTCTGTGCTGATTACtgatattagtgcgagcgagatggtTAGAAATTAATAGTAAATTACCCAGAGGATAGCGAATATGACAGtattgtcaatgtcaaactagTGGTAGCGTACAAGTAATACCTGTTACCTGACTAAACCTGAGTGTATAATCTTTGCTAAATTTATGTaaagggtcaattttcaaataggcattttttgctgtcccacggctaaaactcgaagtccataggactaaaagactgggtttgtatatattttcattcagtgtattataagctttaaaaatcatccACAGgtgtacctaaaatattatttgttcctgacaaaatcgcatttgaaattccaaaaacggcgaaatttgccgtttttcgcgtgtcccagtggcggcatagcgcaataaaaaaaatcataactttggatgtaggcaatgtattataaacaactttgtatttctataaagagcattttctagagaaaTGATTTAATCATAGTGATatattaatgcgttatttaataaaacaaggaaagcctttttatcgctgtcccgcgcggcacctgttctgttatgacttaaatataccctctATAATCTTAtatgtctattgaataacggttagattaaatttacgacgCCATAGTGCgattagttgggcatcgattgacatcaaatgtagacccggaaacagtttattttatttaaaaacagataaaaatctctttcgatatattttggtacgactacaatgacatttgtatggacgcttaatacgttggtacatagttggaaaaaaaatgtttattttataataatagttgcaaatatagtgttaaaatatatagtaaaataaataagtgaatcggttgtattgtgtaggaaatatcgctaaaaaatattattggcgacatgtcgcaacatttgtatggcgacatttatacggctattttgaccgtataaatgtcgattgtggcatacaaatgtcgacatactgccatacagatgtcgagaaggtgttatacaaatgtcgtcagggtcttataaatgcaacaaaaataataaatagtggcatatatatgatgatactgccatataatctcgaaaaaatgccttacacatgtcaaaagcgccttacaaatggctaaatagtgtcatacaaatgtcgatctttaaacgtccatatctagctaactataaaaagtacagaggtgcctcttacagtatattttttttattaagaacccttcctaaaacgatgattataaatcagatttttcaaaaataaaaaattgccatacaaatgtcgaaaaaacaccctcttcaaaaattgaccctaaaacaattttatttattccaaaTCAGTCGGTTAAATTCAATTTCGCTAACGGTGTGAGATATTAAAAGGCAACCAAGCGCTGAGCATTAAACAGATTGTAAAAGTGCAACTACGGCGAACGTAGAAACTTTAATATCGACGTCAAAGTTCGTTCATACGTTCATTCATGGGATGTTGGTAGTTCTCTGATATAAATCAGACGATTAACTACTCGAAGTTGCACTTGTTACTTACATAAAGTTACAAGTGATGATTACAAAAACTATTCTTACTAAGATTTGGCAATTCCTgtagaaaaaatatgttttgtaaaatatttttttccatttatccatTCGGATGGATACACTGGGGAAGTGAGTTAAGTTAGTAAGACGAGCGGTAGAGATGTATATGTAGAATAaacataaaaatgaaaatttgtgAAAGAATTAATAGAAAGGTAAAGGGGATGAAACACGTAAGTTACTACAGCTTTCAACGACAAGGATATAGACGCAGACATTGAAGATTCAAAagagaaatataataatgaaacTCACcttaaaaatactataatacaAGAACATCATCATGATGCAGGGGATGTAGAAGGAGCCGAGCGAGGAGTAGATGACGTAGTTCTGGCTGTTGAAGAGGCACTCGCCGTAGTTCCGGTCCGGCGTGTCGTTGAGCCCCAGCACCACGGGCGTACCGATGGCGGCCGAGATCAGCCACACGAGCACGATCGTGAACCAGACGCGACGGTTGTTCTTGTGTTTTGCGTACTTTATTGGTTGCGTTACTGCTATGTACCTGTTAACAAGATTTTATAAGTGCATCACCCGTTCCAAAGTATATGATCAAAAGACAGGAAAAGGAAGGTCCTACGAAAATTTTTggaattagttgccaagcggaccccaggcttccatgagccgtggcaaaaaagcCGGAAtaatgcgaggaagaagaggaaGAAAACGAAAAGGAAGGGCCTAAAAT
This window of the Cydia fagiglandana chromosome 15, ilCydFagi1.1, whole genome shotgun sequence genome carries:
- the LOC134671517 gene encoding LOW QUALITY PROTEIN: dopamine D2-like receptor (The sequence of the model RefSeq protein was modified relative to this genomic sequence to represent the inferred CDS: substituted 1 base at 1 genomic stop codon) codes for the protein MGAPAHAAADAEFAALVRDFSDYFYSNASYNEPNVSAANCSWAWNSSWCGGAPEASAGRPWALLLLVFPALTLFGNVLVIAAVRRERALRSATNYFIVSLALADLLVAVVVMPFGVYYLVNGSWGLPAFVCDIYIAMDVTSSTSSIFNLVAISIDRYIAVTQPIKYAKHKNNRRVWFTIVLVWLISAAIGTPVVLGLNDTPDRNYGECLFNSQNYVIYSSLGSFYIPCIMMMFLYYSIFKALRIRARKQRAAKKPPVPEGSQAVVIENVAQTRRLAETALDAATNTGSGSNEDDHDSFDKRSVELEDAEDCHVIPNDKSTEFMLAAREDPPKVLLKSKLKSDPNGNNDSGYAPSSVEPVSSPPNSPAPKNMSLCFLLLMYYKLNXFVSSSPRNASLLAIRSEDEPDTVSQFGDCKKERKASAATARFTIYKANKASKKKREKSSAKKERKATKTLAIVLGVFLFCWAPFFTCSVLDAVCFKLGLPYSPGVTVFMLTTWLGYINSFLNPVIYTIFNPEFRKAFRKILHCGT